The following proteins are encoded in a genomic region of Chryseobacterium cucumeris:
- a CDS encoding DUF434 domain-containing protein, with the protein MNNRNRGKNTGDDTLFGSEKQVSKLKLAVEDMQYLLSRDYPEKATSDLVGNRYRLKTRQIQALRGMSASDVQLHNRQLKHVDISDLKEKTIYLDGFNVIILLESLLSEAYVFEGLDGCIRDLSGVHGTYKRVNQTLRAVELIASFYRKNHIQKLVWIFDQPVSNSGRIKQLVLEYAEQNRLNWEADLQFNPDKFLAESSGIIISSDAWILDHCKEWFNLIGYLISEENLSVNLIKTK; encoded by the coding sequence ATGAATAACAGAAACCGTGGAAAAAATACCGGCGATGATACTTTATTCGGTTCAGAGAAACAGGTCAGTAAGCTAAAACTGGCCGTTGAAGACATGCAGTACCTGCTGAGCAGAGATTATCCGGAAAAAGCGACTTCGGATCTCGTTGGTAACAGGTACCGTCTGAAAACCCGTCAGATACAAGCTTTGAGAGGAATGTCGGCATCCGATGTACAGCTTCATAACAGACAGTTGAAGCATGTTGATATTTCAGATTTAAAAGAGAAAACAATATATCTTGATGGTTTCAATGTTATTATTTTATTGGAAAGTCTGCTTTCTGAAGCTTATGTTTTTGAAGGATTGGATGGCTGTATCCGTGACCTTTCAGGAGTGCATGGAACTTATAAAAGAGTTAATCAAACCTTAAGAGCAGTTGAATTGATTGCTTCTTTTTACCGGAAAAATCATATTCAGAAACTTGTATGGATTTTTGATCAACCGGTTTCCAACAGTGGAAGAATCAAACAGCTTGTTCTTGAATATGCTGAGCAGAATCGACTCAACTGGGAAGCTGATCTTCAGTTTAATCCTGATAAATTTCTGGCAGAAAGTTCGGGAATCATTATTTCTTCTGATGCCTGGATTCTCGATCACTGCAAAGAATGGTTCAATCTTATTGGTTATCTGATCAGTGAAGAAAATCTTTCTGTTAATCTTATCAAAACAAAGTAA
- a CDS encoding DUF4822 domain-containing protein, producing MNTLKKLCYLSAAVLLSASFVSCSSDDNEIIIEQQTPSQVLSSTPWETTGAKDKNGNNVALTDASVAGYVGFAYFKADGKFAIYNLTDVLRSMGTWSVDAQGKTRTIAALNPDGTTIFTRDVEILVLNRNEFTYRIRPNSSDPSVYYDIIHTKTSHAEPTNGQLTLASTPWETTGARDKSGNNVALTDTSVAGYVGYSYFKANGTFKIFGLNDILRSEGTWSISPDGKKRTLTTPTFTRVVDILLLNETTFTYRITPDAANPAVFYDIIHTKVNHKEPL from the coding sequence ATGAATACACTGAAAAAATTATGTTATCTTTCTGCAGCGGTGCTGTTATCAGCGTCTTTCGTTTCATGCTCGAGTGATGACAATGAAATCATTATTGAACAGCAGACTCCCTCACAAGTACTGTCTTCTACGCCATGGGAAACTACCGGAGCTAAAGATAAAAACGGAAATAATGTTGCCCTTACTGATGCCAGTGTAGCCGGATATGTAGGGTTTGCTTATTTCAAGGCAGACGGAAAGTTTGCGATCTACAACCTTACAGATGTATTGAGATCTATGGGAACATGGTCTGTAGATGCTCAGGGTAAAACAAGAACTATTGCTGCATTAAACCCGGATGGAACCACTATTTTCACCCGTGATGTTGAAATTCTTGTGTTGAACAGAAATGAATTCACCTACAGAATCCGTCCTAATTCCAGTGATCCGTCTGTGTATTATGATATTATCCATACGAAAACTTCTCACGCTGAGCCAACGAACGGGCAGCTTACTTTAGCTTCTACTCCATGGGAAACAACAGGTGCCAGGGATAAAAGCGGAAATAATGTTGCTCTTACTGATACCAGTGTAGCCGGATATGTAGGATATTCTTACTTCAAAGCTAACGGAACTTTTAAAATTTTCGGTTTAAATGATATACTGCGATCTGAAGGAACATGGTCTATTTCTCCTGATGGAAAGAAGAGAACGCTTACGACTCCAACTTTTACGCGTGTTGTGGATATTCTGCTTCTGAACGAAACAACATTTACTTACAGAATTACTCCAGATGCGGCTAACCCAGCTGTATTTTACGATATTATCCATACAAAAGTCAACCATAAGGAGCCTTTGTAA
- a CDS encoding MBL fold metallo-hydrolase — MKSLKKQLGQFPDEKRKEYFSTLPNYLNGRFQNILTTPALLEGESMTKLLLQSLCKIENTSPKTTLPFVETDLKNLQPDENVLIWFGHSSYFIQVDGKTFLIDPVFSGNASPMPGSIKAFQGSDYYKPEHMPEIDFLLISHDHWDHLDYKTVQQLKDKVGKVICGLGTGQHFEYWGWTFDTIIEKNWWESIDIAEGFRITLTPARHFSGRLLNRNISLWTSFVLKTPSKNLFLGGDSGYGNHFTEIGEKFGPFDLAVMENGQYNEKWPYIHTLPDQLMKEIKELKAQNFIPVHNSKFKLAQHIWYEPLELASKHAEENNIPVTLPMIGEKVNLDQLGKVNWKKWWEEYK; from the coding sequence ATGAAAAGTTTAAAAAAGCAGCTGGGACAGTTTCCCGATGAAAAAAGAAAAGAATATTTCAGTACACTGCCCAATTATCTGAACGGCCGGTTTCAGAATATATTGACAACCCCGGCACTGTTAGAAGGAGAGAGTATGACTAAATTACTCCTTCAAAGCCTATGCAAAATAGAAAACACATCACCCAAAACAACGCTCCCTTTTGTAGAGACTGATCTTAAAAATCTTCAACCGGATGAAAATGTGCTGATATGGTTTGGGCATAGTTCTTATTTCATACAAGTTGATGGAAAGACATTCTTAATAGATCCAGTTTTCAGTGGAAATGCCTCTCCGATGCCGGGTTCAATAAAAGCTTTTCAGGGATCCGATTATTACAAACCGGAACATATGCCAGAGATTGACTTCCTTCTTATTTCACATGACCATTGGGATCATCTGGATTATAAAACCGTTCAGCAATTAAAAGATAAAGTAGGAAAAGTTATTTGCGGGCTAGGGACCGGACAGCATTTTGAATACTGGGGCTGGACATTTGATACAATTATTGAAAAGAACTGGTGGGAAAGTATAGATATTGCAGAAGGCTTCAGAATCACGCTTACTCCGGCAAGACACTTTTCAGGAAGATTATTGAACCGTAATATCTCGCTCTGGACCTCCTTCGTTTTAAAAACACCTTCCAAAAATCTGTTTTTAGGAGGAGATAGCGGTTATGGGAATCATTTTACAGAAATCGGAGAGAAATTCGGGCCATTTGATCTGGCAGTAATGGAAAATGGACAGTATAACGAAAAGTGGCCTTATATCCATACATTGCCGGACCAGCTGATGAAAGAAATAAAAGAATTAAAAGCCCAAAACTTTATCCCGGTACACAATTCCAAATTCAAGCTTGCACAGCATATCTGGTACGAACCTTTAGAGCTGGCTTCAAAACATGCTGAAGAAAACAATATCCCGGTTACCCTTCCGATGATCGGGGAAAAAGTAAATCTGGATCAGCTGGGAAAAGTAAACTGGAAAAAATGGTGGGAAGAATACAAATGA
- a CDS encoding alkaline phosphatase D family protein, whose amino-acid sequence MMENNNPLNRRRFLKNSLLAAGGIFLAPLIESCSDDFTENGNAPDNLQNGGFESGVASFDPSATGIIIWTRYSKGTDAEITWEISKNSNFSEVVRRGQANAALVNDFTIAVDVQNISSNTKYYYRFYNNTTKEVSVTGETLTLPSKSDAVSEVKMAVVSCSNFPAGLFNVYGAIAKSEADVVVHLGDYIYEYAPGQYGTNPYTNQLGRAHQPAKEILTLNDYRERYRQYRGDKNLQLLHQKKPFICVWDDHEFANDTYKTGAENHQPNEGDFQARKMAAFQAYSEYIPLKTGKDMRIYRSFSFGNIVSLYMMDTRVIARDKQMEYSDYLDNTGSFNQTQFKTDFLSTSRKLIGNEQMSWLNAQINGDTAKWKVLGQQILMTKMMVPAELLMLLNQILAEIKQYGSAQPATMQVFQNTITQLIILKTRHQQQDPTLTPQEIARITTTLPYNLDAWDGYFIEREQLYSVLAGKNVVVLAGDTHNAWLGKLTDAQGKFIGTELACSSVSSPGLEGYLGITSDPAKAIELAQAFSLLIDDLEYANLYKRGYLHVKFTTGSSTAEWRFVDNVVSDTYNTTTEKTYTIS is encoded by the coding sequence ATGATGGAAAACAACAATCCACTCAACAGAAGAAGGTTTCTTAAAAATTCACTATTGGCTGCCGGAGGAATTTTCTTAGCTCCTTTAATTGAAAGCTGCAGCGACGATTTTACTGAAAATGGAAATGCCCCCGATAATCTCCAAAACGGAGGTTTTGAATCCGGGGTAGCAAGTTTTGATCCCAGCGCAACAGGAATTATTATCTGGACCCGGTATTCAAAAGGAACAGATGCAGAGATTACATGGGAAATCAGTAAAAACAGCAATTTTTCAGAAGTAGTAAGAAGAGGTCAGGCAAATGCTGCACTGGTAAATGATTTTACTATAGCGGTAGATGTACAGAATATCTCTTCCAATACAAAATATTATTACAGATTCTATAACAATACAACTAAGGAAGTCAGCGTAACAGGAGAAACCCTTACTTTACCTTCAAAATCTGATGCTGTAAGTGAAGTAAAAATGGCTGTCGTATCTTGTTCCAACTTTCCTGCAGGACTTTTCAATGTGTATGGTGCGATTGCAAAATCTGAAGCAGATGTTGTCGTACACCTTGGAGACTATATTTATGAATATGCTCCCGGACAATATGGAACAAACCCCTACACCAATCAGCTGGGAAGAGCGCATCAGCCGGCAAAGGAAATCCTTACCCTCAATGATTACAGGGAACGATACAGGCAGTACAGAGGAGATAAAAATCTTCAGCTTCTTCACCAGAAAAAGCCTTTCATCTGTGTCTGGGATGATCATGAGTTTGCCAATGATACCTATAAAACAGGAGCAGAAAACCATCAGCCGAACGAAGGAGATTTTCAGGCAAGAAAAATGGCTGCATTTCAGGCATACAGCGAATATATTCCTCTTAAAACAGGGAAAGATATGAGAATTTACAGAAGTTTCAGCTTCGGGAATATCGTTTCCCTTTACATGATGGATACAAGGGTGATTGCAAGGGATAAACAAATGGAATATTCGGATTATCTTGATAATACAGGAAGTTTTAATCAGACACAGTTTAAAACAGATTTCTTAAGCACCAGCAGAAAACTGATCGGAAACGAGCAGATGTCATGGCTGAATGCCCAGATCAATGGTGATACAGCCAAATGGAAAGTGCTTGGACAACAGATTTTAATGACGAAAATGATGGTTCCTGCAGAGCTTTTGATGCTGCTGAATCAGATTCTTGCGGAAATTAAACAGTATGGAAGTGCACAGCCGGCTACTATGCAGGTGTTTCAGAATACCATCACTCAGTTGATTATTCTTAAAACAAGACATCAACAACAGGATCCTACATTGACACCGCAGGAAATTGCAAGAATCACAACGACTTTACCATACAATCTGGATGCATGGGATGGATATTTCATAGAAAGAGAACAGCTTTATTCTGTTCTTGCAGGAAAAAATGTAGTGGTACTGGCAGGAGACACCCACAATGCATGGTTAGGAAAACTGACTGATGCACAGGGTAAATTTATCGGGACAGAACTTGCCTGCAGTTCCGTTTCTTCTCCCGGCCTTGAAGGATATCTGGGAATCACTTCGGATCCTGCCAAAGCGATAGAACTGGCTCAGGCATTTTCATTATTGATTGATGACCTGGAATATGCCAATCTTTATAAAAGAGGATATCTGCATGTGAAATTTACCACCGGAAGTTCTACTGCAGAGTGGAGGTTTGTAGACAATGTGGTTTCCGATACCTACAATACCACTACAGAAAAGACCTATACGATTTCATAG
- a CDS encoding peptidase domain-containing ABC transporter codes for MFNKFPFYSQIEQMDCGPVCLKIILKYYGKDCDLVYLRNLTEVTRSGVTLADINDAGKKLYFHTTPFKVPLSTLNEDVHLPCILHWEQEHFVVLYKIKNNFYYISDPKYGRLKLKKEQFVKLWISSADNEGIGLQLIPKEEFVEFKPPFEQQDLKIFKSYIRSVLEKQNFKIGLLIFLITISSVISYIFPQLIQKMFDEGMKSKEGKVIIGIFGFQMLLYGGQILINILQNFVGVHFSSQVSIKMLNDLLQKTVRLPVSFFENRLYTDLLQKIEEQSKIEQLLTRQLLSNILSVFLLIVLIIRLLIYNQYIALGFLGIAVFSTVWIYLFHNKRRIIDYYAFKLNSESKNHLVEMITGMVSVKISNAHISRISKWEELQKKIYKTKVKSLILDIYQTNVTSIIKQLFIFSTTFFCVYWVSLGKMTVGEMLSIGYIIGIASAPIENLVAFFRSFQDSSLVYKRVQEILQQTDENLNLKEGNQALLSKDISLNNVWFKYPGGHQPYVLKNINFKIPNGKVLAIVGESGSGKTTLSKLLLGFYPSSEGDLNIGQEGLFQINHDWWRSNCGVVLQDSYIFSGTIRENIAMQEDADEKLLISACKLANIYEMIQSLPLGFDTKIGAAGDDLSGGQKQRILIARAVYKNPDFIFFDEATSALDAENEKIIHDNLQEFFKGRTVVIIAHRLSTVKSADNIIVLKKGEVVEQGNHQELVSKKGEYFNLVRNQLELGE; via the coding sequence CTAAAATATTACGGTAAAGATTGTGACCTGGTATATCTGAGAAACCTTACTGAAGTTACCCGCTCCGGGGTTACTCTGGCAGATATTAATGATGCCGGTAAAAAGCTGTATTTTCATACAACTCCCTTTAAGGTTCCTTTGTCTACACTGAACGAGGATGTTCATTTACCCTGCATTTTACATTGGGAGCAGGAGCATTTTGTTGTACTCTATAAAATCAAAAATAATTTTTATTATATCTCAGATCCCAAATATGGCAGACTAAAGCTTAAAAAAGAGCAGTTTGTAAAGCTTTGGATTTCGTCCGCAGATAACGAAGGGATTGGATTACAATTAATCCCGAAAGAAGAGTTTGTTGAGTTTAAACCTCCTTTTGAACAGCAGGATTTAAAAATTTTCAAAAGCTATATTCGTTCAGTTTTAGAAAAACAAAATTTCAAAATTGGACTGCTGATTTTTTTAATTACCATAAGTTCTGTTATTTCCTATATCTTTCCTCAGCTGATTCAGAAAATGTTTGACGAAGGAATGAAGTCGAAAGAAGGAAAAGTGATCATTGGAATTTTTGGATTTCAGATGCTTTTGTATGGAGGGCAGATACTCATCAATATCCTTCAGAATTTTGTAGGAGTACACTTTAGCTCACAGGTAAGCATTAAAATGCTGAATGACTTGCTGCAGAAAACAGTCAGACTTCCCGTCTCTTTTTTTGAAAACAGATTATATACAGACCTATTACAGAAAATAGAAGAACAGTCAAAAATAGAACAGTTATTAACCAGACAATTGTTATCGAATATTTTATCAGTTTTTTTACTGATTGTACTTATAATAAGGCTTTTAATATATAACCAGTATATAGCATTGGGGTTTCTGGGAATTGCCGTTTTTTCCACTGTATGGATTTACTTGTTTCATAATAAAAGAAGGATTATAGATTATTATGCCTTTAAATTAAATTCAGAAAGCAAAAATCATCTTGTTGAGATGATTACCGGGATGGTTTCTGTTAAAATTAGTAATGCTCATATTTCAAGGATATCAAAGTGGGAAGAGCTGCAGAAAAAAATATATAAGACCAAAGTAAAAAGTCTTATCCTGGATATTTATCAAACCAATGTTACCAGCATTATTAAACAGTTATTTATATTTTCAACTACCTTTTTTTGCGTGTATTGGGTATCACTTGGGAAAATGACGGTTGGTGAGATGCTGAGTATAGGATATATTATAGGTATTGCTTCCGCACCCATAGAAAATCTGGTCGCGTTTTTCCGCTCATTTCAGGATTCAAGTTTAGTGTATAAAAGAGTTCAGGAAATTCTACAGCAAACCGATGAAAACCTTAATTTAAAAGAGGGAAATCAGGCTCTGCTGAGTAAGGATATTAGTTTAAATAATGTATGGTTCAAATATCCGGGGGGACATCAGCCCTATGTTTTAAAAAATATCAATTTTAAAATTCCTAACGGGAAAGTTCTTGCCATAGTTGGAGAAAGCGGAAGTGGGAAAACCACATTATCCAAACTTCTTCTGGGATTTTATCCCTCTTCAGAAGGAGATCTGAACATCGGGCAGGAAGGGCTGTTTCAGATCAATCATGATTGGTGGAGAAGCAATTGTGGAGTTGTTCTTCAGGACTCATACATATTCAGCGGAACCATAAGGGAGAATATTGCCATGCAGGAAGACGCAGATGAAAAATTATTGATCAGTGCCTGTAAATTAGCCAATATATACGAAATGATTCAAAGTCTTCCTTTAGGATTTGATACCAAAATAGGAGCCGCAGGAGATGATTTAAGCGGAGGACAGAAACAACGTATTCTTATTGCAAGGGCTGTATATAAAAATCCGGATTTTATTTTCTTTGATGAAGCTACTTCTGCACTGGATGCAGAAAATGAAAAAATTATACATGATAATTTACAGGAGTTTTTTAAGGGAAGAACTGTTGTTATCATTGCACACCGTTTATCCACAGTAAAAAGTGCAGACAATATTATTGTTTTGAAAAAGGGCGAAGTTGTAGAGCAGGGTAACCACCAGGAATTAGTATCCAAAAAAGGAGAATATTTTAATTTGGTCAGAAACCAGCTGGAATTGGGAGAATAA